A stretch of [Clostridium] innocuum DNA encodes these proteins:
- a CDS encoding TetR/AcrR family transcriptional regulator, producing MGQRIRTRVVKDPAERKREILDGAMELFATKGYEQTSMRDIARHLNISLGLCYRYYDSKQKLFQEAMQQYVEDICAAYFIILHDETRDLTEKLDLLFHMLEEEEQQMRYHDFFHQPENIGFHEELAVKLCKYMQPHLQQELQRYAKQNHLKIQHEELLLSFLTYGQIGIHASVSSPDTQQLHQLRVYIDLLLKQECIPDDTI from the coding sequence ATGGGACAAAGAATACGGACAAGGGTTGTGAAGGACCCGGCAGAAAGAAAACGGGAAATACTGGATGGCGCAATGGAGCTGTTCGCTACAAAAGGATACGAGCAGACATCCATGCGTGATATTGCCCGCCATCTTAATATTTCACTGGGCCTGTGCTATCGATATTATGACAGCAAGCAGAAGCTTTTTCAGGAGGCGATGCAGCAGTATGTAGAGGATATTTGCGCGGCGTATTTCATCATACTCCATGATGAAACAAGGGATTTGACGGAAAAGCTAGACCTGCTGTTTCACATGCTGGAAGAGGAGGAACAGCAGATGCGCTACCATGATTTCTTTCATCAACCGGAGAATATCGGCTTTCATGAAGAACTGGCAGTGAAGCTGTGCAAGTACATGCAGCCTCATCTGCAGCAGGAACTGCAACGGTATGCAAAACAGAATCATCTGAAGATACAGCATGAGGAATTGCTGCTCAGCTTTCTGACCTATGGACAGATTGGTATCCATGCATCTGTGAGCTCACCGGACACACAGCAGCTCCATCAGCTGCGGGTGTATATTGATTTGCTGCTGAAGCAGGAATGTATCCCTGATGATACCATTTGA
- a CDS encoding PTS transporter subunit EIIC has translation MTVYETLAKEILNYVGGKDNVNSLTHCITRLRFKLKEESIAQDEALKNLEGVVTVMKSAGQYQVVIGNQVQDVYEQLAPLLHAEQPQTVQDAEKEKLLDRFVDIISGIFQPILGIMAACGMIKGLNMLFMTLGLYAETSGGYMIINAIGDALFTFLPLFLGYTSARKFGLKPMVGLVIGGIMCYPGIQSSALSGSLKPLYTMFEGTMFASPVYIDFFGIPVISMDYTSTVIPVIFIVYFASKCEKLFSKFVPDLVKFFFVPMLTLLVALPIGFLLIGPVATFGSKIIAETIISIRNVSPMLAGGLVGLTWQILVIFGLHWGFIPVYINNIVTNGYDNVMMPFFACTFATSAVILVIMLKTRDRKMKELCLPNFISGIFGVTEPGIYGILLPLKKPFIISCIAGGIGGAFYGFCNFRKFSMGGMGIFEFPAMMEPDGSWGNLLVAVSGVLLTMIAAVILMLLFYREKEAGQSDKTMLDTKEHEKSVEDTPALLEDIAICSPLKGDVLELAQVEDAAFSAGILGKGCAIVPAEGEVYAPADGVLTTLFPTKHALGITSDDGVEVLIHIGLNTVQLNGEGFTAYVQQGERVSRGQHLLSFDLAELKDKGYCLQTPVIITNTNDYLEILSTMQKEVMPDDVLLHVMNS, from the coding sequence ATGACTGTTTATGAAACTTTAGCAAAAGAAATACTGAACTATGTAGGTGGAAAGGATAATGTAAATTCGCTGACACACTGCATTACACGGCTTCGCTTCAAATTAAAGGAGGAATCCATAGCACAGGATGAGGCGCTGAAAAACCTGGAGGGTGTTGTTACGGTTATGAAGAGTGCCGGACAGTATCAGGTGGTTATCGGCAATCAGGTACAGGATGTATATGAGCAACTCGCGCCGTTATTACATGCAGAGCAGCCGCAGACGGTGCAGGATGCTGAGAAAGAGAAGCTGCTGGATCGCTTTGTGGATATCATATCCGGTATTTTCCAGCCGATTTTAGGTATCATGGCTGCGTGTGGTATGATCAAGGGATTGAACATGCTGTTTATGACACTGGGTCTGTACGCGGAAACCAGCGGCGGCTATATGATCATCAATGCGATCGGTGATGCATTGTTTACCTTCCTTCCCCTCTTTCTGGGATATACCTCTGCCAGGAAGTTTGGTTTGAAGCCGATGGTGGGACTGGTCATCGGCGGAATCATGTGTTATCCGGGCATTCAAAGCAGTGCGCTGTCCGGCAGTCTAAAACCCCTGTATACCATGTTTGAGGGAACGATGTTTGCATCGCCGGTATACATTGACTTCTTCGGTATTCCCGTGATATCCATGGACTACACCAGCACCGTAATTCCTGTGATCTTTATTGTATATTTTGCCAGCAAATGCGAGAAGCTGTTTTCAAAATTCGTACCGGATCTGGTGAAATTCTTCTTTGTGCCGATGCTGACGCTGCTTGTGGCACTTCCCATTGGCTTCCTGCTCATTGGACCTGTCGCAACCTTCGGCTCGAAAATAATCGCGGAAACCATCATCAGCATCCGGAATGTATCCCCGATGCTGGCGGGCGGTCTGGTTGGTCTGACATGGCAGATTCTGGTGATTTTCGGACTTCACTGGGGCTTTATTCCTGTCTATATCAATAACATTGTGACAAACGGCTATGATAATGTCATGATGCCGTTCTTCGCCTGTACCTTTGCGACCTCAGCGGTGATTCTGGTCATCATGTTGAAAACCAGAGACCGTAAAATGAAGGAGCTTTGTCTGCCGAATTTCATTTCCGGTATCTTCGGTGTGACGGAGCCCGGTATTTATGGAATTCTGCTGCCTTTGAAAAAACCATTCATCATCAGCTGTATCGCCGGGGGAATCGGCGGGGCATTTTATGGCTTCTGTAATTTCCGTAAATTCAGCATGGGAGGTATGGGAATCTTTGAATTTCCTGCCATGATGGAACCTGACGGCTCCTGGGGAAACCTGCTGGTAGCGGTATCCGGTGTTCTTTTAACCATGATTGCCGCGGTCATCTTAATGCTTCTGTTCTATAGGGAAAAGGAAGCAGGTCAATCGGACAAAACGATGTTGGATACAAAGGAACATGAAAAATCCGTTGAGGATACGCCTGCCCTGCTGGAGGACATTGCGATCTGCTCACCCCTGAAGGGCGATGTTCTGGAACTCGCACAGGTAGAGGATGCAGCATTTTCTGCCGGTATTCTTGGGAAGGGGTGTGCCATCGTACCTGCCGAGGGTGAGGTTTATGCACCGGCTGACGGTGTCCTGACTACGCTGTTTCCTACAAAGCATGCTCTTGGCATCACCTCGGATGACGGTGTGGAGGTACTGATTCACATCGGATTGAATACCGTGCAGCTGAACGGGGAGGGCTTTACAGCTTATGTTCAGCAGGGAGAGCGGGTAAGTCGTGGACAGCATCTGTTAAGCTTTGATCTGGCTGAATTAAAGGACAAGGGCTATTGTCTGCAGACACCGGTTATCATTACAAATACGAATGACTATCTGGAAATACTGAGTACCATGCAGAAAGAGGTCATGCCGGATGATGTGCTGCTGCATGTCATGAATTCCTAG
- a CDS encoding PRD domain-containing protein: MIFKKRLNNNVVIALDENGQEKILCGKGLGFQMKEQGTVEESRVEKVFALADQVMNRRLQELLETIPMEHLELAEEIMNYARIHIDETVSENVIVALCDHMYMAVERKKQGIEVKNVLLWDIQKFYRDEYKVGRYAIALIRERFGVELSEDEAGFIALHIVNGQLHLETKSVREITTLMQQIETIVRMRFAITLDPDSVYYYRFITHLKFFAERIFSEKQIPTKEMDGLLELIREKYPQDVECVLDIAAFLKQRYGYTLSEEEILYLSIHVSRIHQVSVKGGEAV, encoded by the coding sequence ATGATTTTCAAGAAACGGCTGAATAACAACGTGGTCATTGCTCTGGATGAAAACGGACAGGAGAAAATATTATGCGGGAAAGGCCTTGGCTTTCAGATGAAGGAACAGGGCACCGTAGAGGAAAGCCGTGTTGAAAAGGTGTTTGCATTAGCGGATCAGGTAATGAACCGCCGCCTGCAGGAGCTGCTGGAAACGATTCCCATGGAGCATTTGGAGCTGGCGGAGGAAATCATGAACTATGCCAGAATTCACATTGATGAAACTGTGAGTGAAAACGTAATTGTGGCGCTTTGTGATCATATGTATATGGCGGTGGAGCGGAAAAAACAGGGGATTGAAGTGAAGAATGTACTGCTTTGGGATATTCAGAAATTTTATCGGGATGAGTATAAGGTTGGACGGTATGCGATAGCACTTATCCGGGAGCGCTTCGGTGTGGAGCTGAGTGAGGATGAAGCAGGCTTTATTGCATTGCATATCGTCAACGGACAACTGCATCTGGAAACAAAATCCGTCAGGGAAATCACAACCCTGATGCAACAGATTGAAACGATCGTCCGCATGCGCTTCGCGATTACGCTGGACCCGGATTCTGTATATTATTATCGGTTCATCACACATTTGAAATTTTTTGCGGAACGGATTTTCTCGGAAAAGCAGATTCCAACAAAGGAAATGGACGGACTGCTGGAGCTGATCAGGGAAAAATATCCGCAGGATGTGGAATGTGTGTTGGATATCGCTGCCTTCTTAAAGCAGCGCTATGGCTATACGCTGAGTGAAGAGGAGATTCTGTATCTCAGTATTCACGTATCAAGGATACACCAGGTATCTGTGAAGGGCGGTGAGGCCGTTTAA
- the ascB gene encoding 6-phospho-beta-glucosidase, translating into MKFPENFLWGGALAANQCEGAWQTAGRGLANVDVCPRGDHRSAIITGRERRTSCLLDEVYPSHEGVDFYHHYKEDIALFAEMGFKMLRISISWTRIYPKGDEMEPNAAGLQFYDNVLTECERHGIEVMITIAHFDCPMHLIQTLGGWRSRAMIEHYLRLCKTLFLHFKGRVRCWLPFNEINMILHAPFLGAGICFEAGENKEQVIYQAAHHELIAGALATKLAHEIDPKNQIGCMFAAGSVYPYSCHPQDVWQARMEDRKSYLFCDVQVRGAYPSYFHQLLKEKQIDLHMEEDDVNILKNTVDFISFSYYNSRCVSSQQEAKKQNKGNLFASMKNPYLTCSDWGWPIDPLGLRITMNDIYERYQKPLFIVENGLGMADEIEEDGSIRDDERIAYLHDHIKAMQQAVCEDGIELLGYLAWSPIDQVSASSGEMKKRYGFIYVDRQDDGSGSFVRKKKKSFSWYAHVINTNAVES; encoded by the coding sequence ATGAAATTTCCTGAAAACTTTTTATGGGGAGGCGCACTCGCGGCAAATCAGTGCGAGGGGGCCTGGCAGACAGCGGGAAGAGGGCTGGCCAATGTGGATGTGTGTCCGCGCGGTGATCACCGCAGTGCCATAATCACAGGGAGAGAAAGAAGGACGAGCTGCCTGCTTGATGAGGTATACCCATCTCATGAGGGAGTGGATTTCTATCATCATTATAAGGAAGACATCGCACTCTTTGCGGAAATGGGCTTCAAAATGCTTCGTATCAGCATTTCCTGGACACGTATCTATCCAAAGGGAGATGAGATGGAGCCCAACGCTGCAGGGCTGCAGTTCTATGACAATGTACTTACAGAATGTGAGCGGCATGGAATTGAAGTAATGATAACGATTGCACATTTTGACTGTCCGATGCATTTGATCCAAACGCTGGGCGGTTGGAGAAGCCGTGCTATGATTGAGCATTACCTGCGTTTGTGTAAAACCCTGTTTCTGCATTTTAAGGGACGTGTCCGCTGCTGGCTGCCGTTTAATGAAATCAATATGATACTGCATGCCCCCTTTCTCGGTGCAGGCATCTGCTTTGAGGCAGGTGAGAACAAGGAGCAGGTCATATATCAGGCAGCACATCATGAGTTGATTGCAGGCGCACTCGCAACAAAGCTGGCACATGAAATTGATCCGAAAAATCAAATTGGCTGCATGTTCGCTGCCGGCAGTGTCTATCCTTACAGCTGTCATCCGCAGGATGTATGGCAGGCACGTATGGAGGATCGCAAAAGCTATCTGTTCTGTGATGTACAGGTGCGGGGAGCCTATCCTTCCTATTTTCATCAGCTGCTGAAGGAGAAGCAAATCGACCTGCATATGGAAGAGGATGATGTGAATATTTTGAAGAATACCGTAGATTTCATCTCCTTTTCGTATTACAACAGCCGCTGTGTATCTTCTCAGCAGGAGGCGAAGAAGCAGAACAAGGGAAATCTGTTTGCTTCGATGAAAAATCCATATCTGACATGCAGTGACTGGGGCTGGCCGATTGATCCTCTTGGATTGCGCATTACTATGAATGATATATATGAACGCTATCAGAAACCGCTGTTCATCGTAGAGAACGGCTTGGGAATGGCGGATGAAATAGAAGAGGATGGAAGCATTCGTGATGATGAGCGGATTGCTTATCTGCATGATCATATCAAAGCGATGCAGCAGGCGGTATGTGAGGATGGAATCGAGCTGCTTGGATACCTGGCATGGAGTCCGATCGATCAGGTGAGTGCCTCCAGTGGAGAAATGAAAAAACGCTATGGCTTCATCTATGTTGACCGACAGGATGATGGCAGCGGCAGCTTTGTACGCAAAAAGAAGAAGTCCTTTTCCTGGTATGCCCATGTGATAAACACGAATGCTGTTGAATCATAG